Proteins encoded together in one Variovorax paradoxus window:
- a CDS encoding SWIM zinc finger family protein, with protein sequence MAWYDGYRAHDDDTLATLANPGLLRRAAKDVEAGKVAWAEQGAEGGVVAADGQRVQLDARGPQQARCDCPAPGICKHILGAALWLRALEPAASGIAAGAPSPEQEDRQAPPFADPLAEILALDAAALFKAAGAAAVRRAAAAASSVVEWRVQGGTLVVDLPELGASCRWVAGAGYTGMVSEVPAAERKAVHLIAVAALRSAHGQPLAWPEGARPAPVADIARLGERERAFLLQVESMLEELLTGGLSHVSELTSARLLALNMSARGEGLPRLAALLRNLGGTVDLLVRRDHRAEERDAFALMARIHALCAALARAEGELAVALRGRLKRDFDESAALDLLPLGAHWWQTRGGARGLTVAFWDLAGARVLQASLARPDGSDTAFTCSGAWSANALWSGAGAAQSVCEAALRLEQPRLAEDGRLAVGGATRAQPLPAWAADDPRLKSIGCGNWSELGERLRGATGLAAEPFDAVLLRPADTRPPVLDEAQQRLDWLVQDDEGQWLRLGIPIGPEHRQRVDNLDRLTARRAPVHAVLVRIERAAASTELMPIAVLSSNAKKALQAVSLDFAGEAARTTSLANRILRMFEARQQQRQAAPVGAPTLAARLLAPVTEVAETQAATGRMALTVAQRQRLHEALDRASSVGLEVLSSALRMHLAAPAAVPLLKLGFLCQLLGELDGLPEQRKAQPA encoded by the coding sequence ATGGCCTGGTACGACGGCTACCGCGCCCACGACGACGACACCCTGGCCACGCTCGCCAACCCCGGCCTGCTCCGGCGCGCCGCAAAGGATGTGGAGGCGGGCAAGGTCGCATGGGCGGAGCAGGGCGCCGAGGGAGGCGTGGTGGCGGCCGACGGCCAGCGCGTGCAACTCGATGCGCGTGGCCCGCAGCAGGCGCGCTGCGACTGTCCGGCTCCGGGCATCTGCAAGCACATACTCGGCGCGGCGCTGTGGCTGCGGGCGTTGGAGCCGGCGGCTTCGGGCATCGCAGCCGGAGCGCCCTCGCCCGAGCAGGAAGACAGACAGGCGCCGCCCTTTGCCGACCCGCTCGCGGAAATCCTCGCGCTCGATGCCGCGGCACTTTTCAAGGCCGCGGGTGCGGCGGCCGTGCGGCGTGCCGCGGCAGCTGCCAGCAGCGTCGTCGAATGGCGGGTGCAGGGCGGCACCCTCGTCGTGGACTTGCCCGAGCTCGGCGCCTCCTGTCGCTGGGTGGCGGGCGCGGGCTATACGGGCATGGTGTCCGAGGTACCTGCCGCGGAGCGCAAGGCGGTCCACCTGATTGCCGTTGCCGCGCTGCGCAGCGCGCACGGGCAGCCCCTCGCATGGCCCGAGGGCGCGCGGCCCGCACCGGTCGCAGACATCGCGCGCCTCGGCGAGCGGGAGCGCGCGTTCCTGCTGCAGGTCGAATCGATGCTGGAAGAACTGCTGACGGGCGGCCTCTCGCATGTGAGCGAGCTGACGTCGGCGCGCCTCCTGGCACTCAACATGTCCGCGCGCGGCGAGGGCTTGCCGCGCCTGGCGGCCTTGCTGCGAAACCTCGGCGGCACGGTCGACCTGCTGGTGCGGCGCGACCACCGCGCCGAGGAGCGCGACGCCTTCGCGCTCATGGCGCGCATCCATGCGCTGTGCGCGGCGCTCGCGCGGGCCGAGGGCGAGCTCGCCGTGGCATTGCGCGGCCGGCTCAAGCGCGACTTCGACGAATCGGCCGCCCTCGACCTGCTGCCGCTCGGTGCCCACTGGTGGCAGACGCGCGGCGGCGCGCGGGGGCTCACCGTCGCGTTCTGGGACCTGGCCGGTGCGCGCGTGCTGCAGGCCTCGCTGGCCCGCCCCGACGGCAGCGACACGGCCTTCACTTGCAGCGGCGCATGGTCCGCGAACGCGTTGTGGTCCGGCGCGGGTGCCGCGCAAAGCGTGTGCGAAGCCGCCCTGCGCCTCGAGCAACCCCGCCTCGCCGAAGACGGCCGCCTGGCGGTCGGCGGCGCCACCCGTGCCCAGCCCCTGCCTGCGTGGGCGGCCGACGATCCGCGACTGAAGTCGATCGGCTGCGGCAACTGGTCCGAACTCGGCGAGCGCCTGCGCGGCGCCACCGGCCTTGCGGCCGAGCCTTTCGATGCGGTGCTGCTGCGGCCCGCGGACACGCGCCCTCCGGTGCTTGACGAAGCACAGCAGCGCCTCGACTGGCTGGTGCAGGACGACGAGGGCCAATGGCTGCGGCTTGGCATCCCCATCGGTCCGGAGCACCGGCAGCGCGTCGACAACCTCGACCGCCTCACCGCGCGCCGCGCGCCGGTGCATGCGGTGCTGGTGCGCATCGAGCGCGCCGCCGCCAGCACCGAACTCATGCCCATCGCTGTGCTGAGCAGCAATGCGAAGAAGGCGCTGCAGGCGGTGTCGCTCGACTTTGCCGGCGAGGCCGCGCGCACCACGTCGCTGGCCAACCGCATCCTGCGCATGTTCGAGGCGCGGCAGCAACAACGGCAGGCGGCGCCCGTGGGTGCGCCCACGCTCGCGGCGCGCCTGCTCGCGCCCGTGACCGAGGTGGCCGAGACGCAGGCCGCCACAGGGCGCATGGCATTGACCGTGGCGCAGCGGCAGCGCCTGCACGAGGCACTCGACCGCGCGAGCTCGGTCGGCCTGGAGGTGCTGTCGAGTGCGCTGCGCATGCACCTTGCCGCGCCGGCCGCGGTGCCGTTGCTGAAGCTGGGTTTTCTGTGCCAGTTGCTTGGCGAACTCGACGGCTTG
- a CDS encoding VWA domain-containing protein codes for MSSEETLRRWRLILGRYAAQPLSQTQFSAGDWKLDQALEYLYGREYEGRGLARPSGGPGSLDPSQLRAVDWLNRSRSLFPQEVFERMQTQAIDRYQLTDLLSDPAVLRSLDATPGLAKALLGMRGRLSGQMRDAVREVIQKTVDEITRKLRNDFVNALVGRRNRMRRSHIKSAQNFDARATIAANLKHYDVERKQLVIEHPRFNARVKRNLPWDVVLCVDQSGSMMDSVIYSAVIAGIMSSLPAVRVKLVVFDTSVVDLTHLAHDPVEVLLTVQLGGGTDIGRAVAYCESLVGNPQRTVFALISDFMEGAAPGPLLAAVQRMAQARVKQLGLAALDESANPMYDRQMAQRLADKGMHVAALTPTHFAQWLAEVMN; via the coding sequence ATGTCGTCCGAAGAAACCCTGCGCCGCTGGCGCCTGATCCTCGGCCGCTATGCGGCGCAACCCCTGTCGCAGACGCAGTTCTCGGCGGGCGACTGGAAGCTCGACCAGGCCCTCGAATACCTCTACGGCCGCGAATACGAAGGCCGCGGCCTGGCCAGGCCGAGCGGCGGGCCGGGTTCGCTCGACCCGAGCCAGTTACGCGCCGTCGACTGGCTCAACCGCTCGCGAAGTCTCTTTCCCCAAGAGGTGTTCGAGCGCATGCAGACGCAGGCGATCGACCGCTACCAGCTGACCGACCTGCTCTCCGACCCGGCGGTGCTGCGCTCGCTCGACGCCACGCCCGGCCTCGCCAAGGCGCTGCTCGGCATGCGCGGGCGGCTCTCGGGCCAGATGCGCGACGCGGTCCGCGAGGTAATCCAGAAAACCGTCGACGAGATCACGCGCAAGCTCAGGAACGACTTTGTCAACGCGCTCGTCGGGCGGCGCAACCGCATGCGGCGCTCGCACATCAAGAGCGCGCAGAACTTCGATGCGCGCGCCACCATCGCGGCCAACCTGAAGCACTACGACGTGGAGCGCAAGCAGCTCGTCATCGAGCATCCGCGCTTCAACGCGCGCGTGAAGCGCAACCTGCCCTGGGACGTGGTGCTTTGCGTCGACCAGAGCGGCTCGATGATGGATTCGGTGATCTACAGCGCCGTTATTGCCGGCATCATGAGCTCGCTGCCCGCGGTGCGTGTGAAGCTGGTGGTGTTCGACACCAGCGTGGTCGATCTCACGCACCTGGCGCACGATCCGGTCGAGGTGCTGCTCACGGTGCAGCTCGGCGGCGGCACCGACATCGGCCGTGCGGTGGCGTATTGCGAGTCGCTGGTGGGCAACCCGCAGCGCACCGTGTTCGCTCTCATCAGCGACTTCATGGAAGGCGCCGCGCCCGGGCCGCTCCTGGCCGCGGTGCAACGCATGGCGCAGGCGCGCGTCAAGCAGCTCGGGCTGGCCGCGCTCGACGAATCGGCCAACCCCATGTACGACCGCCAAATGGCGCAGCGCCTGGCCGACAAGGGCATGCATGTGGCTGCCCTCACGCCCACGCATTTCGCGCAGTGGCTCGCGGAAGTGATGAACTGA
- a CDS encoding YebC/PmpR family DNA-binding transcriptional regulator, giving the protein MGAQWKAKHKDLAANAKGRLFGKLAKEIMIAARSGADPASNARLRLVVEQARKVSMPKDTLDRAIKKGAGLTGEAVHFEHVIYEGFAPHQVPVMVECLTDNVNRTAPEMRVLFRKGQLGTSGSVSWDFDHVGMIEAEPSRPDADAETAAIEAGAQDFEPAGENGATVFLTDPTDLDLVSRALPAQGFAVLSAKLGYKPKNPVDPASLSAEHLEEVEVFLAAIDANDDVQNVFVGLAG; this is encoded by the coding sequence ATGGGCGCACAGTGGAAAGCAAAGCACAAGGATCTGGCCGCCAATGCCAAGGGCCGCCTGTTCGGAAAGCTGGCCAAGGAAATCATGATCGCCGCACGCAGCGGCGCCGATCCAGCCTCGAATGCGCGGCTGCGGCTGGTGGTGGAGCAGGCCCGCAAGGTCTCGATGCCCAAGGACACGCTGGACCGCGCCATCAAGAAGGGCGCCGGGCTCACGGGCGAGGCGGTGCATTTCGAACACGTGATCTACGAAGGCTTTGCGCCGCACCAGGTGCCCGTGATGGTCGAGTGCCTCACGGACAACGTGAACCGCACCGCGCCTGAAATGCGCGTGCTGTTCCGCAAGGGCCAGCTGGGCACTTCGGGCTCGGTGTCGTGGGACTTCGACCACGTGGGCATGATCGAAGCCGAGCCTTCGCGGCCGGATGCCGACGCCGAAACGGCCGCCATCGAAGCAGGCGCGCAAGACTTCGAGCCGGCCGGCGAAAACGGCGCCACGGTGTTTCTGACGGACCCGACCGACCTCGACCTGGTGAGCCGCGCGCTGCCGGCGCAGGGCTTTGCCGTGCTGTCGGCCAAGCTGGGCTACAAGCCCAAGAACCCCGTCGATCCCGCCAGCCTGAGCGCCGAGCACCTGGAAGAGGTCGAAGTATTCCTGGCGGCCATCGACGCGAACGACGACGTGCAGAACGTTTTTGTGGGTCTGGCGGGCTAA
- a CDS encoding sensor histidine kinase: MSSAFPRRLRARFLESFSRYRFASFWANAVLVVSLALLVIMAAYFSAAGIEHESAVLHMARAEWQEEDAAAPGFRPMPFAVDSRALPAAWQPVELPLALPVALLRQADGSASAAATRTTWLRLSARDVPATSAPLALYGARIKTDGPIAVYANGRLAYRAQVQGLLWNSTRTPLWVLLGKTPDGAPLDEILLRIEHKRSVQVAVSSLWLGPVEALEVRYRMRQWLQQDLPAMLSAAFMAVGVFALFVWFKRSHETGYLLFFNLATTSFLRGLHFYVSVPVANDWFAWLTVNSLFWLVAVVHFALRQLHGRPLRWLTFGVVAWTVLIGMLTLPGPAILRNTPQVTPLIYIGAALMGVAVALVGGVSAWRRSSEGRLVAVGIGMCVLLGVSDWLLQNNFVSPEGWYLGAYTNAVTFSVFGVLMYRRYVSAIAEVERVNAGLAERLRAREAELELSHQRLREVEKLQTISDERQRLMQDMHDGLGSSLISAIHSVESGGMSDDKVSQLLKSCLDDLKLTIDSMEPLEDDLLLLLATLRYRLGPRLESSGVALQWNVQELPALDWLDPTSALHILRIVQESIANILRHTRASEIRVATAADAAGVQVTIEDNGQGFQVEKTMTEAKGRGMQNQQRRAQLVGGRVSWRSGPEGTLFTLWLPLKRGGPAGPANPDPAVA, encoded by the coding sequence ATGAGCTCCGCATTTCCGCGCCGGCTGCGTGCGCGCTTCCTCGAAAGCTTTTCCAGATACCGTTTCGCTTCGTTCTGGGCGAACGCGGTGCTGGTCGTCTCCCTGGCGCTGCTGGTGATCATGGCGGCGTACTTCAGCGCGGCCGGTATCGAGCACGAATCGGCCGTCCTGCACATGGCGCGCGCCGAGTGGCAGGAAGAGGACGCGGCTGCGCCGGGCTTTCGCCCGATGCCCTTCGCCGTGGACAGCAGGGCGCTGCCGGCCGCCTGGCAGCCCGTCGAACTGCCCCTGGCGCTGCCTGTTGCCTTGCTGCGCCAGGCCGATGGCAGCGCTTCGGCAGCCGCAACCCGCACGACATGGCTGCGGCTTTCCGCGCGCGACGTGCCCGCCACCTCGGCGCCGCTTGCGCTGTACGGTGCGCGCATCAAGACGGACGGCCCGATCGCGGTGTACGCCAACGGCCGGCTGGCGTACCGGGCGCAAGTGCAGGGCCTGTTGTGGAACAGCACGCGCACGCCGCTGTGGGTATTGCTGGGCAAGACGCCCGATGGCGCGCCGCTGGACGAGATCCTGCTTCGGATCGAGCACAAACGAAGCGTGCAGGTGGCGGTGTCGTCGCTGTGGCTGGGCCCCGTCGAGGCGCTGGAAGTCCGATACCGGATGCGCCAGTGGCTCCAGCAAGACCTGCCGGCCATGCTCAGCGCAGCGTTCATGGCCGTGGGCGTGTTTGCCCTTTTCGTGTGGTTCAAGCGCAGCCATGAAACCGGCTACCTGCTTTTCTTCAACCTGGCGACCACGTCTTTCCTGCGCGGCCTCCACTTCTATGTGAGCGTTCCGGTTGCCAACGACTGGTTTGCCTGGCTGACGGTCAACTCCCTGTTCTGGCTGGTCGCGGTGGTGCACTTTGCGCTGCGCCAGCTGCATGGCCGGCCGCTCAGGTGGCTGACCTTCGGGGTGGTGGCCTGGACTGTGCTGATCGGCATGCTGACGCTGCCGGGGCCGGCCATATTGAGAAACACCCCGCAGGTCACGCCGTTGATCTACATCGGCGCGGCACTGATGGGCGTGGCCGTTGCACTGGTGGGCGGCGTCAGCGCATGGCGCCGCTCCAGCGAAGGGCGGCTGGTGGCGGTGGGCATCGGCATGTGCGTGCTGCTGGGGGTGTCAGACTGGCTGCTGCAGAACAACTTCGTCAGCCCCGAGGGCTGGTACCTCGGGGCGTACACCAACGCAGTCACCTTCAGCGTCTTCGGGGTGCTGATGTACCGGCGCTACGTCAGCGCCATTGCCGAGGTGGAGCGGGTCAACGCCGGCCTGGCCGAGCGCCTGCGCGCGCGAGAAGCCGAGCTCGAGCTCAGCCACCAGCGGCTGCGGGAGGTCGAGAAGCTGCAGACCATCAGCGACGAGCGACAGCGCCTGATGCAGGACATGCATGACGGCCTGGGTTCGTCGCTCATCAGCGCCATCCACTCGGTGGAAAGCGGCGGCATGAGCGACGACAAGGTGTCGCAGCTGCTGAAGAGCTGCCTGGACGACCTGAAGCTGACCATCGACTCGATGGAGCCGCTCGAAGACGACTTGCTGCTGCTGCTGGCCACGCTGCGCTATCGGCTGGGTCCCCGGCTCGAGAGTTCGGGCGTTGCCCTGCAGTGGAACGTGCAGGAGCTTCCCGCGCTGGACTGGCTCGACCCGACCAGCGCCCTGCACATCCTGCGCATCGTCCAGGAGAGCATCGCCAACATATTGCGCCACACCCGCGCAAGCGAGATACGCGTGGCCACCGCGGCCGACGCTGCAGGCGTGCAAGTGACCATCGAAGACAACGGCCAGGGCTTTCAGGTGGAAAAGACAATGACTGAAGCCAAGGGGCGCGGCATGCAGAACCAGCAGCGCCGGGCGCAATTGGTGGGAGGCAGGGTCTCGTGGCGCTCCGGGCCGGAGGGCACGCTCTTCACGCTGTGGCTGCCGCTCAAGCGCGGTGGGCCGGCTGGCCCGGCAAATCCAGACCCGGCCGTGGCTTAG
- a CDS encoding helicase SNF2, with the protein MNASKILSAVAVALMAVAGAAHAETYEGVHQLTSAASRAEVANQAVVAAHSANPYATGANAGPAQVFVSSTSRDAVRADAVAAARSADPYAEGASAGVAPIVASTVDRATVRAAARAAARGDSLPL; encoded by the coding sequence ATGAACGCCTCGAAGATCCTCTCCGCCGTCGCTGTTGCCCTCATGGCCGTTGCCGGTGCCGCCCACGCCGAAACCTATGAAGGCGTGCATCAACTGACCTCGGCCGCCAGCCGCGCCGAAGTCGCCAACCAGGCCGTGGTTGCCGCGCACAGCGCCAACCCCTATGCCACCGGCGCCAATGCAGGCCCGGCCCAAGTGTTCGTTTCGTCGACCAGCCGTGATGCAGTCCGTGCCGACGCCGTTGCAGCCGCCCGCAGCGCCGATCCGTACGCCGAAGGCGCTTCCGCCGGCGTGGCACCCATCGTGGCCAGCACGGTGGACCGCGCCACGGTGCGTGCCGCAGCCCGCGCCGCCGCTCGCGGCGACTCGCTGCCGCTGTAA